From a region of the Salarias fasciatus chromosome 6, fSalaFa1.1, whole genome shotgun sequence genome:
- the dzank1 gene encoding double zinc ribbon and ankyrin repeat-containing protein 1, which produces MVRGQRRAADTTKKYTEAIMLPAGRTVRAVAITSDGRQSSVVTKVFLVDLVDSGQNVQQCGPALRCVMCWRCGASGSLNAHFCAYCGVLLQSVIASDQPDATWREVPSTGTASNEKEAPPTVDQHTQTVGLYYPSATKLQRKEQQEVLRLNRELTGRDQRPPQSAISPGRGFWRKQLDHVCAHLRSYAQNHASFRAVLGEPRLGRVVSAVVREDGSEVSVTVSFESVKHEQMKMPPDGGTVRTAFANTLSNAMERGIHSKNRNKTESE; this is translated from the exons ATGGTTCGGGGCCAACGAAGAGCAGCAGATACCACCAAGAAATACACCGAGGCCATCATGCTGCCTGCCGGACGGACTGTTAGAGCCGTGGCCATCACCAG CGACGGCCGGCAGAGCTCTGTGGTAACAAAGGTCTTCCTGGTGGACCTTGTGGACAGCGGGCAGAACGTCCAGCAG tgtggtCCCGCACTCCGCTGTGTGATGTGTTGGCGCTGTGGTGCCAGTGGATCCCTGAACGCTCACTTCTGTGCGTACTGCGGCGTCCTTCTTCAGTCCGTCATCGCCAGTGACCAG ccTGATGCCACGTGGAGGGAGGTGCCCTCAACTGGCACCGCCTCAAATGAGaaggaagccccgcccaccgtgGATCAGCACACCCAGACCGTGGGACTTTATTACCCATCAGCCACcaagctgcagaggaaggagcagcaggaggtgctGCGGCTTAACAGGGAGCTGACGGGCAGAGACCAGCGGCCACCGCAGAGCGCCATCAGCCCTGGCAGAG GTTTTTGGAGGAAGCAGCTGGATCACGTGTGCGCCCACCTGAGGAGCTACGCCCAGAACCACGCCTCCTTCAGAGCCGTGCTGGGAGAGCCCCGCCTGGGCCGG GTGGTCTCTGCGGTGGTCCGGGAGGACGGTTCGGAGGTCAGTGTGACAGTGAGCTTTGAGTCGGTGAAGCACGAGCAGATGAAG ATGCCTCCCGACGGTGGCACCGTCAGAACAGCGTTTGCCAATACTCTGAGCAACGCCATGGAGCGCGGCATCCACAGTAAGAACCGGAATAAAACCGAAAGTGAATAA